In Lates calcarifer isolate ASB-BC8 linkage group LG21, TLL_Latcal_v3, whole genome shotgun sequence, a single window of DNA contains:
- the itm2ca gene encoding integral membrane protein 2Ca isoform X1 yields MVKISFQSVAGQKVEKESDGDKTEILIPHPMDEEELVLPLRPKKSLLNGLCCLTFGLVVFMAGLVLASIYVYRYYFIPHIPEENLFHCRVLYEDSMYAPLRGRQELEENVGIYLADNYEKISVPVPHFGGSDPADIIHDFHRGLTAYHDIALDKCYVIELNTTIVMPPRNLWELLINVKKGTYLPQTYIIHEDMVVTGKVHNMRQLGPFIYRLCNGKETYRLNRRVTRRRINKREAKDCHHIRHFENTFVVETVICDEA; encoded by the exons ATGGTGAAGATCAGTTTCCAGTCTGTCGCGGGACAGAAAGTGGAAAAGGAGAGCGATGGCGACAAGACCGAAATCCTCATCCCTCATCCGATG gatgaggaggagctggTTCTGCCTCTGCGGCCCAAGAAGTCTCTCCTGAACGGGCTGTGCTGCCTGACGTTCGGCCTGGTTGTGTTCATGGCCGGTCTGGTCCTCGCCTCCATCTACGTCTACCGCTACTACTTCATACCTCAT atccCAGAGGAGAACCTGTTCCACTGCCGGGTGCTGTACGAGGACTCCATGTACGCCCCGCTGCGTGGACGccaggagctggaggaaaacGTCGGCATCTACTTGGCCGACAACTACGAGAAGATCTCTGTGCCCGTGCCTCACTTTGGAGGCAGCGACCCCGCCGACATAATCCACGACTTCCACAGG GGACTGACCGCCTACCATGACATCGCTCTGGACAAGTGCTACGTTATTGAGCTCAACACCACCATCGTGATGCCTCCACGCAACCTCTGGGAGCTTCTCATCAACGTCAAG AAGGGAACATACTTGCCTCAGACCTACATCATCCATGAAGACATGGTGGTGACCGGCAAAGTGCACAACATGCGTCAGCTGGGACCCTTCATCTACCGCCTGTGCAATGGGAAGGAAACGTACCGCCTGAACCGCCGCGTCACCCGCAGAC GCATCAACAAGCGCGAGGCGAAGGACTGCCACCACATCCGCCACTTTGAGAATACGTTCGTGGTGGAGACTGTTATCTGCGACGAAGCGTAA
- the itm2ca gene encoding integral membrane protein 2Ca isoform X2: MQRERELLFNRRLIQDEEELVLPLRPKKSLLNGLCCLTFGLVVFMAGLVLASIYVYRYYFIPHIPEENLFHCRVLYEDSMYAPLRGRQELEENVGIYLADNYEKISVPVPHFGGSDPADIIHDFHRGLTAYHDIALDKCYVIELNTTIVMPPRNLWELLINVKKGTYLPQTYIIHEDMVVTGKVHNMRQLGPFIYRLCNGKETYRLNRRVTRRRINKREAKDCHHIRHFENTFVVETVICDEA; this comes from the exons ATGCAGAGAGAGCGCGAGCTTCTGTTTAACCGGCGGTTAATTCAG gatgaggaggagctggTTCTGCCTCTGCGGCCCAAGAAGTCTCTCCTGAACGGGCTGTGCTGCCTGACGTTCGGCCTGGTTGTGTTCATGGCCGGTCTGGTCCTCGCCTCCATCTACGTCTACCGCTACTACTTCATACCTCAT atccCAGAGGAGAACCTGTTCCACTGCCGGGTGCTGTACGAGGACTCCATGTACGCCCCGCTGCGTGGACGccaggagctggaggaaaacGTCGGCATCTACTTGGCCGACAACTACGAGAAGATCTCTGTGCCCGTGCCTCACTTTGGAGGCAGCGACCCCGCCGACATAATCCACGACTTCCACAGG GGACTGACCGCCTACCATGACATCGCTCTGGACAAGTGCTACGTTATTGAGCTCAACACCACCATCGTGATGCCTCCACGCAACCTCTGGGAGCTTCTCATCAACGTCAAG AAGGGAACATACTTGCCTCAGACCTACATCATCCATGAAGACATGGTGGTGACCGGCAAAGTGCACAACATGCGTCAGCTGGGACCCTTCATCTACCGCCTGTGCAATGGGAAGGAAACGTACCGCCTGAACCGCCGCGTCACCCGCAGAC GCATCAACAAGCGCGAGGCGAAGGACTGCCACCACATCCGCCACTTTGAGAATACGTTCGTGGTGGAGACTGTTATCTGCGACGAAGCGTAA
- the LOC108882382 gene encoding LOW QUALITY PROTEIN: lysophosphatidic acid receptor 6-like (The sequence of the model RefSeq protein was modified relative to this genomic sequence to represent the inferred CDS: deleted 1 base in 1 codon), producing MDAHNTSANPNQPQPVYAMAFGCIMVLGLPLNIVSLWILLRRHSLKSPTAVFMVNLAISDLLLVISLPMRVYFYATGTWPLSALACQIITKLFLNNIRSSSIFITFISVDRLLAVVYPLRSRCVRTAANAWKAVSLIWVFVAVMNIPEGIIFSKLHNNCSERVCFGSRYLCRSRSPMVYFQMVLVFLLLAVNVVCTVLVSWTLHTHLSDSVKVNNKMNVMLIFLMNLVTFTICFLPVSLAILAHNEAALTSLVCLAAVNCCLDPLLYYFSLDAFWKKKEDVALTGDQRT from the exons ATGGATGCTCATAACACCAGTGCAAACCCAAACCAGCCCCAGCCGGTCTACGCCATGGCGTTTGGTTGCATCATGGTCCTGGGTCTGCCTCTCAACATCGTGTCTCTGTGGATCTTGCTTCGCCGCCACAGCCTCAAATCC CCAACTGCCGTCTTCATGGTCAACCTGGCGATCTCAGACCTGCTGCTCGTCATCTCCTTGCCCATGAGGGTCTACTTTTACGCCACGGGGACCTGGCCGCTGAGCGCTCTGGCGTGCCAGATCATCACAAAGCTCTTTCTCAACAACATCCGCTCCAGCTCcatcttcatcaccttcatcagcGTGGACCGGCTGCTGGCTGTGGTTTATCCTCTGAGGTCACGCTGTGTGCGAACTGCGGCCAACGCCTGGAAAGCTGTGTCGCTCATCTGGGTGTTTGTGGCCGTGATGAACATCCCAGAGGGTATAATCTTCTCAAAACTCCACAACAACTGCAGTGAGCGCGTCTGTTTTGGATCTCGTTATCTGTGTCGTTCTAGGTCTCCCATGGTTTATTTTCAGATGGTGTTAGTGTTCCTCTTGCTGGCAGTCAATGTTGTGTGCACTGTTCTGGTGTCCTGgactctgcacacacacctgagtgACTCTGTGAAGGTCAACAACAAGATGAACGTCATGCTGATTTTCCTCATGAACCTTGTCACGTTCACCATATGTTTCCTGCCCGTGTCGCTCGCTATACTCGCACACAACGAAGCTGCATTGACATCTTTGGTTTGTCTGGCGGCTGTGAACTGCTGCCTGGACCCACTGTTGTATTACTTTTCTCTGGACGCCTTctggaagaagaaagaggacgTGGCGCTCACTGGAGATCAGAGGACGTGA